The following are encoded together in the Blautia obeum ATCC 29174 genome:
- a CDS encoding TPM domain-containing protein: MKKMNLILSGSLLVMSLGVLSPAVVYAGAETETAQEDENGEMSWVFDDCGILSDDEITELNDELATIYDTYGYDAVLWISQDVGEDEDYRQYAAEFMQANEIGYGDTHEGMCIFHQPGVRNITIVFRGDTQNEFSTRIQDEMLDKCKTYLKDDDPFGGYQSLIHDLEAGLDRISEGENIRLMDLSDEAVGGRFVKDLLMAFVIMIIPTGVLTWYQVRKMKTRVQQPDASEYTTDSGLELSEKHDIFLYETVSQTAKVKNDNNDSGSFSSGGESFSGSSSDY, encoded by the coding sequence ATGAAGAAAATGAATCTTATCTTAAGCGGATCACTGCTTGTGATGAGCCTTGGTGTGCTTTCACCGGCTGTGGTGTATGCAGGTGCTGAGACAGAGACGGCACAGGAAGATGAAAATGGAGAAATGTCCTGGGTTTTTGATGATTGCGGGATTCTGAGTGATGATGAGATCACAGAGCTTAATGATGAACTTGCGACTATATATGATACATATGGATATGATGCCGTTCTCTGGATCTCACAGGATGTGGGAGAGGACGAAGATTATCGTCAGTATGCTGCGGAATTTATGCAGGCTAATGAAATTGGTTATGGAGATACTCATGAAGGTATGTGTATTTTCCATCAGCCGGGTGTCAGAAACATTACGATCGTATTCCGCGGAGACACGCAGAATGAGTTTTCTACGAGAATCCAGGATGAAATGCTGGATAAATGTAAGACATATCTTAAGGATGATGATCCATTCGGTGGATATCAGTCATTGATTCATGATCTGGAGGCGGGACTTGACCGCATTTCGGAAGGAGAGAATATCCGGTTGATGGATCTCAGTGATGAAGCAGTTGGCGGACGGTTCGTGAAAGATCTTCTCATGGCATTTGTGATCATGATCATTCCAACGGGAGTTCTCACCTGGTATCAGGTACGTAAGATGAAAACACGTGTGCAGCAGCCGGATGCCAGTGAATATACGACGGATAGTGGACTGGAATTGAGCGAAAAACATGATATTTTCCTGTATGAGACGGTAAGCCAGACTGCAAAAGTCAAAAACGATAATAATGATTCAGGAAGCTTTTCAAGTGGTGGAGAGAGTTTTTCGGGATCCAGCAGCGATTACTAA
- a CDS encoding sodium:proton antiporter: protein MLLMCPTGVWAAGSGETTTQVPVWLCIPFAGLLLCIAVMPLIKAEWWEAHQPHVVLMWILLMVIPFAVVYGTGKATETVLECIVNDYLTFIVLLFGLFCVSGNITMEGDFAGSPRVNACLLAFGTLLSSCIGTTGASMLMVRPVIKMNSWRKRKSHIMIFFIFMVSNMGGCLTPIGDPPLLMGFMRGVPFFWSLHLLPVLLFNMVIMLFVFYHVDKLAYRKDIAQGRKPDISKPGTEFHIEGLHNIIFLVMIVAAVILSGVLPGLSAFQNAAGEVMGIHIFGEVTLTFPALIEIVMILLAAFLSFKTTDKSIRRRNHFTWGAIQEVAVLFIGIFITMQPALMLLKALGPHIGLSSPREMFWATGALSSFLDNTPTYLVFLTTAGTLGFLNGVTTSLGTVPVKLLSAISCGAVFMGANTYIGNAPNFMVKSISDENGVNMPSFFGYIGWSLVFLVPVFILDMLVFFM from the coding sequence ATGCTTCTGATGTGTCCGACAGGTGTCTGGGCAGCAGGAAGTGGAGAAACAACCACTCAGGTGCCGGTATGGCTGTGCATTCCTTTTGCGGGGCTGCTGCTCTGCATCGCCGTGATGCCGCTGATCAAAGCTGAATGGTGGGAAGCACATCAGCCACATGTGGTACTTATGTGGATTCTGCTGATGGTGATTCCGTTTGCAGTGGTTTATGGTACAGGCAAAGCAACAGAGACAGTTCTTGAATGTATTGTAAATGATTATCTTACTTTTATTGTTCTTCTTTTCGGACTTTTCTGTGTTTCGGGTAATATTACCATGGAAGGTGATTTTGCAGGCTCTCCGAGGGTAAATGCCTGCCTGCTCGCTTTCGGAACTCTTTTGTCCAGCTGTATCGGAACGACCGGTGCCAGTATGCTGATGGTACGACCGGTAATCAAGATGAATTCCTGGAGGAAGAGAAAAAGCCATATCATGATATTCTTTATCTTTATGGTATCTAATATGGGTGGATGTCTGACACCAATCGGTGATCCGCCGCTCCTTATGGGATTTATGAGAGGAGTACCGTTCTTCTGGAGTCTGCATCTGTTACCGGTCCTGCTCTTCAACATGGTGATCATGCTGTTTGTATTCTATCATGTGGATAAGCTGGCATATCGTAAAGACATTGCACAGGGACGTAAACCGGATATCAGTAAACCTGGTACAGAATTTCATATTGAAGGACTGCATAATATTATCTTCCTGGTGATGATCGTGGCAGCGGTTATCCTAAGCGGGGTACTTCCGGGACTTTCTGCGTTCCAGAATGCGGCAGGAGAAGTTATGGGAATCCACATTTTCGGTGAAGTGACACTGACATTCCCGGCACTGATAGAGATTGTTATGATCCTTCTGGCTGCATTTCTGTCATTTAAAACAACGGATAAGAGCATCCGTAGAAGAAACCATTTTACCTGGGGGGCTATCCAGGAGGTTGCGGTATTGTTTATCGGTATTTTTATTACCATGCAACCGGCCTTGATGCTTCTGAAAGCACTTGGACCTCATATCGGACTTTCCAGTCCGCGTGAAATGTTCTGGGCAACCGGTGCACTGTCCAGTTTCCTGGATAATACACCAACTTATCTGGTATTTCTTACCACGGCAGGAACCCTTGGTTTCCTGAATGGAGTTACAACAAGTCTTGGCACAGTTCCGGTCAAACTTTTGTCTGCGATTTCCTGTGGTGCGGTATTTATGGGAGCCAACACATATATCGGTAATGCTCCGAACTTTATGGTAAAATCTATTTCTGACGAGAATGGTGTCAATATGCCGTCCTTCTTCGGATACATAGGCTGGTCATTGGTATTCCTTGTTCCGGTATTTATACTGGATATGCTTGTGTTCTTTATGTAA
- a CDS encoding AAA family ATPase, giving the protein MSENINREIYTELANRIYDLDAEVYRVLGSSLGRTFTGNRDTTIRTLSMLMYTKPDGHLLRSELALISNMARTIKDPAEKSRLMTEYDEILKAIEQLPNMFGSTDILDAERAALNLAVRREKISENDHLVICISRTQGSAGNDIGFELADKLRINYYDVEIFDQVMKRLEAEKDNVQDKENFTDFNKYGKKTHESLKTKLKELNRYHGLSKQDAVFFNMSDLICELARTEDCLIMGRCADAILKNNHIPHISIFISAPFQVRTQHVMDVRNMDMKQAVRFLKKMDKQHKKYYEFYTGEKWGKPENYDLCINSANYGIKETIDVIKRLLNQQTQ; this is encoded by the coding sequence ATGTCAGAAAATATCAATCGTGAAATATATACAGAACTTGCCAATCGTATTTATGATCTGGATGCAGAAGTATATCGTGTTCTGGGATCTTCTCTTGGACGTACGTTTACCGGAAACCGTGATACGACGATCCGTACGTTGAGTATGCTGATGTATACAAAACCGGACGGACATCTTCTTCGAAGTGAACTTGCACTGATCAGTAATATGGCTCGTACGATTAAAGATCCGGCAGAAAAAAGCCGCCTGATGACGGAGTATGATGAGATCCTCAAAGCAATTGAGCAGCTTCCAAACATGTTTGGTTCTACGGATATTCTGGATGCAGAGAGAGCAGCACTGAATCTGGCTGTCAGAAGAGAGAAAATCTCAGAAAATGACCATTTGGTTATCTGTATCAGCCGTACACAGGGAAGTGCAGGAAATGATATTGGTTTTGAACTTGCTGATAAACTGCGAATTAACTATTATGATGTGGAAATCTTTGACCAGGTTATGAAACGCCTGGAAGCAGAAAAAGATAATGTTCAGGATAAAGAGAATTTTACGGATTTCAATAAGTATGGAAAGAAAACGCATGAGAGCCTGAAGACGAAACTGAAAGAATTGAATCGTTATCATGGACTTTCCAAGCAGGATGCGGTCTTCTTTAATATGAGCGATCTGATCTGTGAACTGGCAAGAACAGAGGACTGCCTGATCATGGGACGATGTGCAGATGCAATCCTTAAGAATAACCATATTCCACATATCAGTATATTTATCAGCGCACCATTCCAGGTACGCACACAACATGTTATGGATGTTCGTAATATGGATATGAAGCAGGCTGTCCGTTTCCTGAAGAAGATGGATAAACAGCACAAAAAATATTACGAATTTTACACTGGAGAGAAATGGGGAAAACCGGAAAATTATGACCTTTGTATCAACAGTGCGAATTATGGTATCAAGGAAACCATTGATGTCATCAAACGATTGCTGAATCAGCAGACACAGTAG